The following proteins come from a genomic window of Actinomarinicola tropica:
- a CDS encoding ATP-binding cassette domain-containing protein produces the protein MTSHAVDAHGLVKRYGSTTALGGVDVTVPTGTITAILGPNGAGKTTTVRILTTLTEADEGRAVVAGFDVRTHAHEVRRRIGLTAQDATIDPILTGRENLVLVGELHQLPRREAKARATQLLRQFSLEDAADRVASGYSGGMRRRLDLAATLVAHPQVLFLDEPTTGLDPRARNDLWEVLERLVDDGTTILLTTQYLEEADRLARDILVVDHGAIIAQGDARSLKRQVGGDSIGLVVSDASRLDEAVAILARAAGSDPSVDSGARRATAATQDGTRSLAVAASALAEAGIDVDDLGVHQPTLDEVFLTLTGMPIDPDDEVTDAPQEVLS, from the coding sequence ATGACCTCCCACGCCGTCGACGCGCACGGCCTCGTCAAGCGCTACGGATCCACCACCGCGCTCGGCGGGGTCGACGTCACCGTCCCCACCGGCACCATCACCGCCATCCTCGGTCCCAACGGGGCCGGCAAGACCACCACGGTCCGCATCCTCACCACGCTCACCGAGGCCGACGAGGGCCGAGCCGTCGTCGCCGGCTTCGACGTGCGCACCCACGCGCACGAGGTCCGTCGGCGCATCGGCCTCACCGCCCAGGACGCCACGATCGATCCGATCCTCACCGGCCGGGAGAACCTCGTCCTCGTCGGGGAGCTCCACCAGCTGCCCCGCCGCGAGGCCAAGGCCCGCGCCACCCAGCTGCTCCGCCAGTTCAGCCTGGAGGACGCCGCCGACCGCGTCGCCTCCGGCTACTCCGGCGGCATGCGCCGCCGGCTCGACCTCGCCGCCACGCTGGTCGCCCACCCGCAGGTGCTGTTCCTCGACGAGCCCACCACCGGCCTCGACCCCCGGGCCCGCAACGACCTGTGGGAGGTCCTCGAGCGGCTGGTCGACGACGGCACCACCATCCTCCTCACCACCCAGTACCTGGAGGAGGCCGACCGGCTGGCCCGCGACATCCTCGTCGTCGACCACGGGGCGATCATCGCCCAGGGCGACGCCCGCAGCCTGAAGCGCCAGGTCGGCGGCGACAGCATCGGCCTGGTGGTGAGCGACGCCTCCCGCCTCGACGAGGCCGTCGCGATCCTCGCCCGCGCCGCCGGCAGCGACCCGTCGGTCGACTCGGGCGCCCGCCGGGCCACCGCGGCCACCCAGGACGGCACCCGGTCCCTCGCCGTCGCCGCCAGCGCGCTCGCCGAGGCGGGCATCGACGTCGACGACCTCGGCGTCCACCAGCCCACGCTCGACGAGGTCTTCCTCACCCTCACGGGCATGCCCATCGACCCCGACGACGAGGTCACCGACGCCCCCCAGGAGGTCCTCTCGTGA
- a CDS encoding ABC transporter permease, which translates to MTISTSTSADAISTDIDGLLATDREAALHPPKGPLHDAWVIARRGLVHMKRQPEQLSDATVQPIMFVLLFAYVFGGAIGDVGEGNYREFLMGGIFAQTIVFTAFGVAMSLANDRKNQLVDRFRSLPVSTGAVLGGHAVANILKALLPIAIMSVVGLLVGWRIQSGVLDALNAYVLMVAFAFAMVWIGVLLGSVVPTPEGVMGVGFVALFPMTFIASTFVPIDPMPGPLKAVAAWNPITTLADALRQGFGNPNLEVSGSYWSVENPFLYTWLWIIGIVVVCAPIAVRAYSKSLEK; encoded by the coding sequence GTGACCATCTCCACCTCCACGTCCGCCGACGCCATCTCCACCGACATCGACGGCCTCCTCGCCACCGACCGCGAGGCCGCCCTGCACCCGCCGAAGGGCCCGCTCCACGACGCGTGGGTCATCGCCCGCCGTGGCCTCGTCCACATGAAGCGCCAGCCCGAGCAGCTGTCGGACGCCACGGTGCAGCCGATCATGTTCGTCCTGCTGTTCGCCTACGTCTTCGGCGGGGCGATCGGCGACGTCGGCGAGGGCAACTACCGCGAGTTCCTGATGGGCGGCATCTTCGCCCAGACGATCGTGTTCACGGCCTTCGGCGTGGCGATGAGCCTGGCGAACGACCGCAAGAACCAGCTCGTCGACCGCTTCCGATCGCTGCCGGTCAGCACAGGCGCCGTCCTCGGTGGCCATGCGGTGGCGAACATCCTGAAGGCGCTGCTGCCCATCGCGATCATGTCGGTGGTCGGCCTGCTCGTCGGCTGGCGCATCCAGAGCGGCGTCCTCGACGCCCTCAACGCCTACGTGCTGATGGTGGCCTTCGCCTTCGCCATGGTCTGGATCGGCGTGCTGCTCGGCAGCGTCGTCCCCACGCCGGAGGGCGTGATGGGCGTCGGCTTCGTGGCCCTGTTCCCGATGACGTTCATCGCCAGCACCTTCGTGCCGATCGACCCGATGCCCGGCCCGCTGAAGGCGGTGGCGGCGTGGAACCCGATCACGACGCTGGCCGACGCCCTCCGCCAGGGGTTCGGCAACCCGAACCTCGAGGTGTCCGGCAGCTACTGGTCGGTGGAGAACCCGTTCCTCTACACCTGGCTGTGGATCATCGGCATCGTCGTGGTCTGCGCCCCGATCGCCGTGCGGGCCTACTCGAAGTCGCTCGAGAAGTAG
- a CDS encoding cation:proton antiporter, whose protein sequence is MDEPSAAIAAVVGLGVAAQWVATRLRIPSILLLLGVGLAAGPLFGLLDPDELLGDLLFPVVSMGVGLLLFEGGIGLHRSELGSWRGVLFRLLSVGVVITGIIAAVAAHTVGGLPWGASIVFGAIMTVTGPTVIIPLLRQQRLRPRVARVLRWEGIWIDAVGATLAIVALEVVVVAGDGAVEITQAVLTTAVVGSGLGLLAGIGLAWFLGHRMVSDHMQNAVIIAVALAVFALANHFREEAGLFATTVLGITLANQRRAPVRHVIEFQESLGVLLIGGIFVVLGARVEAADLQDNLLPGLGVLAVLVILARPLAVAASTWRSRLSRNERLYLAGLAPRGIVAASVSALFGLKLEEAGIAGGTDLSALTFVVVAGSVVVYGLGAGPLSRRLRVNVPEPTGVALIGAPPWVVQLGRCLQQADVGVLVISTDEEEIADAQRADLLVYNGRLAHKDLEETVEALGIKLALAVSEREELNEFGSERFNHLLGRANVYGMPRSSEERSESHGGAGGHDRRELGQGLVGNDLKALVASGVTVEMVRREDFDPDRGTFFPLLSAKNGRPTVVSGSVDESAVWVIGLRVPTPDVVVPEPGPDESLAE, encoded by the coding sequence ATGGACGAACCCTCAGCCGCCATCGCCGCCGTCGTCGGCCTCGGCGTCGCCGCCCAGTGGGTCGCGACGCGCCTGCGGATCCCGTCGATCCTCCTGCTGCTCGGCGTCGGCCTGGCCGCCGGGCCGCTGTTCGGCCTCCTCGACCCCGACGAGCTGCTCGGCGACCTCCTCTTCCCCGTCGTCTCGATGGGCGTCGGGCTCCTCCTCTTCGAGGGCGGCATCGGCCTGCACCGCTCCGAGCTCGGGTCGTGGCGCGGCGTGCTCTTCCGGTTGCTCAGCGTCGGGGTCGTGATCACCGGCATCATCGCTGCGGTCGCCGCCCACACGGTCGGCGGGCTCCCGTGGGGGGCGTCGATCGTCTTCGGGGCGATCATGACCGTCACCGGCCCGACGGTCATCATCCCCCTTCTCCGCCAGCAGCGGCTCCGGCCCCGCGTCGCCCGCGTGCTGCGCTGGGAGGGCATCTGGATCGACGCCGTCGGCGCCACGCTGGCCATCGTCGCGCTCGAGGTCGTCGTGGTCGCCGGGGACGGCGCCGTCGAGATCACCCAGGCTGTGCTCACCACCGCCGTCGTCGGCAGCGGGCTCGGCCTGCTCGCCGGCATCGGCCTGGCCTGGTTCCTCGGGCACCGCATGGTCTCGGATCACATGCAGAACGCCGTGATCATCGCCGTGGCCCTCGCGGTGTTCGCGCTCGCCAACCACTTCCGCGAGGAGGCTGGGCTCTTCGCCACCACCGTGCTCGGCATCACGCTCGCCAACCAGCGCCGAGCGCCGGTGCGCCACGTGATCGAGTTCCAGGAGAGCCTCGGCGTCCTGCTGATCGGCGGCATCTTCGTGGTCCTCGGGGCTCGGGTCGAGGCGGCCGACCTCCAGGACAACCTGCTCCCTGGGCTGGGGGTGCTGGCGGTGCTCGTCATCCTCGCCCGGCCGCTGGCCGTCGCCGCGTCGACGTGGCGGTCCCGCCTGTCCCGCAACGAACGGCTCTACCTCGCCGGTTTGGCGCCGCGCGGCATCGTCGCCGCCTCGGTGTCGGCGCTGTTCGGCCTCAAGCTCGAGGAGGCGGGCATCGCCGGCGGCACCGACCTGTCGGCGCTCACGTTCGTCGTCGTCGCCGGGTCGGTCGTCGTCTACGGGCTCGGTGCCGGTCCGCTGTCCCGCCGCCTCCGCGTCAACGTCCCCGAGCCGACGGGCGTGGCGCTCATCGGCGCGCCCCCGTGGGTGGTCCAGCTGGGCCGTTGCCTCCAGCAGGCGGACGTCGGCGTCCTCGTCATCTCGACCGACGAGGAGGAGATCGCCGACGCCCAGCGGGCCGACCTCCTCGTCTACAACGGCCGCCTGGCCCACAAGGACCTGGAGGAGACCGTCGAGGCCCTCGGCATCAAGCTGGCGCTGGCGGTCTCGGAGCGGGAGGAGCTCAACGAGTTCGGCAGCGAGCGGTTCAACCACCTGCTCGGCCGGGCCAACGTCTACGGCATGCCCCGCAGCTCGGAGGAGCGCTCCGAGAGCCACGGCGGTGCTGGCGGCCACGACCGGCGCGAGCTCGGTCAGGGCCTGGTGGGCAACGACCTGAAGGCCCTCGTCGCGTCGGGCGTCACGGTGGAGATGGTCCGGCGCGAGGACTTCGATCCCGACCGGGGCACCTTCTTCCCGCTGCTCAGCGCCAAGAACGGCCGGCCGACCGTCGTCAGCGGATCGGTCGACGAGTCGGCGGTGTGGGTGATCGGCCTGCGGGTCCCGACCCCGGACGTGGTGGTGCCGGAGCCGGGACCCGACGAGAGCCTGGCCGAGTGA
- a CDS encoding DUF6204 family protein, which translates to MALHLYRVVVRGRFDGLDDAARERLRAAAPEHDIFRSAFTRDGTLTYDQHLYAFNARFEMRADGDPAENEAEVSARALERTADLLAALGVQGSHTKVQLTDMASIWG; encoded by the coding sequence ATGGCACTGCACCTGTACCGCGTCGTCGTGCGCGGCCGGTTCGACGGCCTCGACGACGCAGCCCGAGAGCGTCTCCGGGCGGCGGCACCCGAGCACGACATCTTCCGCTCGGCGTTCACCCGGGACGGCACCCTCACCTACGACCAGCACCTCTACGCCTTCAACGCCCGCTTCGAGATGCGTGCCGACGGCGACCCCGCCGAGAACGAGGCCGAGGTGAGCGCCCGGGCCCTCGAGCGCACCGCCGACCTGCTGGCGGCGCTCGGCGTGCAGGGGTCCCACACCAAGGTGCAGCTGACCGACATGGCATCGATCTGGGGCTGA
- a CDS encoding MerR family transcriptional regulator, whose amino-acid sequence MADRRGRLTIGELAAVSGIPTTSLRFYERRGLLPAPERVGGKRRYDPTIVMRLMVIRFCRVAGLPLDEIAQVLDDESPGRAATKDIAERRIAEIDRHVAELQLARRMMVAAHACTCPSVEVCGCGAMAPVIEEVRALRSSGTAPGTTTDGRPAPPRRPT is encoded by the coding sequence ATGGCGGATCGACGTGGGCGGTTGACGATCGGCGAGCTCGCTGCGGTGAGCGGCATCCCGACAACGAGCCTGCGCTTCTACGAGCGCCGGGGTCTGCTGCCCGCACCGGAGCGGGTGGGCGGCAAGCGCCGGTACGACCCGACGATCGTCATGCGGCTGATGGTCATCCGCTTCTGCCGGGTCGCGGGCCTGCCGCTCGACGAGATCGCCCAGGTGCTCGACGACGAGTCGCCGGGCCGGGCCGCGACCAAGGACATCGCCGAGCGGCGCATCGCCGAGATCGACCGCCACGTCGCCGAGCTCCAGCTGGCCCGCCGGATGATGGTGGCGGCCCACGCGTGCACGTGCCCCTCGGTGGAGGTGTGCGGTTGCGGCGCCATGGCGCCGGTGATCGAGGAGGTGCGGGCCCTCAGGTCGTCGGGAACGGCACCTGGAACCACCACGGACGGTCGTCCAGCTCCACCGCGACGACCCACTTGA
- a CDS encoding molybdopterin-dependent oxidoreductase, with amino-acid sequence MAERARVGTLPWRQLGARQVNLLLEVAIVTAIATGLTSWAVGTGWSRWWTFAHAVAGLTLLVLAGSKYRRSVRPGMRRGRLSRWLSVAFGVGVLAVVVLGLLHSTGSWWGVGYWSALWTHFLLAFCLVPLLVWHVTSRPSRPRAVDLDRRLLLGGGAAVGAAAVLAGTVEVAERALGVAGADRRFTGSHEIGSFDPARMPTVSWIDDESPDDVDPATWPLVIAGRDVAVADLVAVARPVAGRLDCTGGWWSEQSWDAVPLSELIDAAGARSIRVRSVTGYERLVPARDAASTYLAVGYGGEPLRRGHGAPVRLVAPSRRGPWWIKWVVAVELDDRPWWFQVPFPTT; translated from the coding sequence ATGGCGGAACGAGCTCGTGTCGGAACCCTCCCCTGGCGGCAGCTGGGGGCGCGGCAGGTCAACCTGCTGCTCGAGGTGGCGATCGTCACGGCGATCGCCACGGGCCTCACCTCGTGGGCCGTCGGCACGGGGTGGAGCCGGTGGTGGACCTTCGCCCACGCCGTCGCCGGCCTCACGCTCCTCGTGCTCGCCGGCAGCAAGTACCGACGGTCGGTGCGCCCGGGCATGCGGCGCGGACGGCTCAGCCGCTGGTTGTCGGTCGCCTTCGGCGTCGGGGTCCTCGCCGTCGTCGTCCTCGGCCTCCTGCACTCGACGGGGTCGTGGTGGGGCGTCGGCTACTGGAGCGCGCTGTGGACGCACTTCCTGCTCGCCTTCTGCCTCGTGCCCCTGCTCGTCTGGCACGTGACGTCGCGCCCGTCGCGTCCACGCGCCGTCGACCTCGATCGACGGCTGCTCCTCGGCGGCGGCGCTGCGGTGGGCGCCGCCGCCGTCCTCGCCGGCACGGTCGAGGTCGCCGAACGGGCCCTCGGCGTGGCCGGGGCCGATCGCCGCTTCACCGGCTCGCACGAGATCGGCTCGTTCGACCCCGCCCGGATGCCGACCGTGTCGTGGATCGACGACGAGTCGCCCGACGACGTCGACCCCGCCACCTGGCCGCTGGTGATCGCCGGTCGGGACGTCGCCGTCGCCGACCTGGTGGCTGTGGCCCGGCCGGTCGCCGGCCGGCTCGACTGCACCGGTGGGTGGTGGAGCGAGCAGTCCTGGGACGCCGTGCCGCTCTCCGAGCTCATCGATGCTGCCGGCGCGCGGAGCATCCGCGTCCGATCGGTCACCGGCTACGAACGCCTGGTCCCGGCCCGTGACGCGGCGTCCACCTACCTCGCCGTCGGGTACGGCGGCGAGCCCCTCCGGCGAGGGCACGGGGCGCCGGTGCGACTGGTGGCACCGTCACGGCGCGGACCGTGGTGGATCAAGTGGGTCGTCGCGGTGGAGCTGGACGACCGTCCGTGGTGGTTCCAGGTGCCGTTCCCGACGACCTGA
- a CDS encoding DEAD/DEAH box helicase has product MRRLRAGGEIAAGNLRTRTYPPAPAGTEHRSTTLSAAPLADAPVAAGTTASTTFADLGVPSAVVRNLADRGITSAFPIQVATLPDALAGRDVCGKAPTGSGKTIAFGIPLVTGLGKARPRRPRGLVLVPTRELATQVHEEIRALAGPGGATSATFFGGVGFGSQIKALHRGIDIAVACPGRLADLIQQGEMNLSEVRMVVLDEADRMADMGFLPEVKRILDRTPDDRQTLLFSATLDGDVDVLIRRYQKDPVRHEHVVEDDRPQNRHEFWAVERDQRLATTARLTKAEWPAVVFVRTKRGADRVAKQLTREGVAAAAIHGDRSQGQRERALAAFTSGRVQALVATDVAARGIHVDGVACVVHYDMPPDHKDFVHRSGRTGRAGATGLVVSLVPGDQVRDVKKMQKVLDMPVGVHPSGVDQIGPERTPPPVAPGPALDGPSTGGRRRPQGGGRSRNQAGGGSRNGQGRNRSGGGGGRGRKPAGARSGGGNGRSASGRGRGGR; this is encoded by the coding sequence ATGCGACGGCTCCGTGCCGGTGGGGAGATCGCCGCTGGGAACCTTCGCACCCGCACGTACCCGCCCGCCCCTGCGGGCACCGAACATCGGAGCACCACCCTGTCTGCTGCACCTCTCGCCGACGCGCCCGTCGCGGCCGGCACCACTGCATCGACCACGTTCGCCGACCTCGGCGTCCCCTCCGCCGTCGTCCGCAACCTGGCCGACCGCGGCATCACCTCGGCGTTCCCCATCCAGGTCGCCACCCTCCCCGACGCCCTCGCCGGCCGCGACGTCTGCGGCAAGGCCCCCACCGGGTCGGGCAAGACGATCGCCTTCGGCATCCCGCTCGTCACCGGGCTCGGGAAGGCCCGCCCGCGCCGACCCCGGGGGCTCGTCCTCGTGCCCACCCGCGAGCTCGCCACCCAGGTCCACGAGGAGATCCGCGCCCTCGCCGGTCCCGGCGGCGCCACCAGCGCCACGTTCTTCGGCGGCGTGGGCTTCGGCTCGCAGATCAAGGCCCTGCACCGTGGCATCGACATCGCCGTCGCGTGCCCCGGCCGGCTCGCCGACCTCATCCAACAGGGCGAGATGAACCTTTCCGAGGTCCGCATGGTCGTCCTCGACGAGGCCGACCGCATGGCCGACATGGGCTTCCTGCCCGAGGTGAAGCGCATCCTCGACCGCACCCCGGACGACCGCCAGACCCTTCTGTTCTCGGCGACCCTCGACGGCGACGTCGACGTCCTCATCCGGCGCTACCAGAAGGACCCGGTGCGCCACGAGCACGTCGTCGAGGACGACCGCCCGCAGAACCGCCACGAGTTCTGGGCCGTCGAGCGCGACCAGCGCCTCGCCACCACCGCACGCCTCACCAAGGCCGAGTGGCCCGCGGTCGTGTTCGTGCGCACCAAGCGGGGCGCCGACCGCGTCGCCAAGCAGCTCACCCGGGAGGGCGTGGCCGCCGCCGCGATCCACGGCGACCGGTCCCAGGGCCAGCGCGAGCGGGCCCTGGCCGCGTTCACGTCCGGTCGGGTCCAGGCCCTGGTCGCGACCGACGTCGCCGCCCGTGGCATCCACGTCGACGGCGTCGCCTGTGTCGTCCACTACGACATGCCGCCCGACCACAAGGACTTCGTCCACCGCTCGGGCCGCACCGGCCGGGCCGGCGCCACCGGCCTCGTCGTGTCCCTCGTCCCCGGGGACCAGGTGCGCGACGTGAAGAAGATGCAGAAGGTGCTCGACATGCCCGTGGGCGTGCACCCCTCCGGGGTCGACCAGATCGGTCCGGAGCGCACCCCGCCGCCGGTCGCACCCGGCCCGGCGCTCGACGGCCCGTCCACCGGCGGTCGCCGTCGACCCCAGGGCGGCGGACGCTCCCGCAACCAGGCCGGCGGCGGATCGCGCAACGGCCAGGGCCGCAACCGCTCCGGCGGTGGTGGCGGCCGGGGCCGGAAGCCCGCCGGCGCCCGCTCCGGTGGCGGCAACGGCCGCTCGGCCAGCGGCCGCGGTCGCGGCGGCCGCTGA